A region of Triplophysa rosa linkage group LG16, Trosa_1v2, whole genome shotgun sequence DNA encodes the following proteins:
- the calcr gene encoding calcitonin gene-related peptide type 1 receptor: MGWQEIPWLLISFILSITVTGATELKAKPTADFSLTPVMMAVEGERQIMTQSQYTCLELLSQDGPHNTTGFFCNRFWDGLLCWDETPAGTYVSQSCPDYPSFDPLEKVTKYCDESGNWVHGSSVNKTWSHCLTFSKDKVKTLPVHGFLETEMDPTAESQVSPVVTQKAEERKKIIDGQYKCFEKMNRDLPYNKSGLYCNRTWDGWLCWDDTPAGTYTSQNCPNYFVDFDSTEKVTKYCDETGNWFRHPETNRTWSNYTLCIAHTKDKLKMAYILYYMAIVGHALSIVSLLISLAIFFYFRSLSCQRITLHKNLFFSYVLNSAFTIINLITVVNNPKVVQRSPIGCKVLHFFHMYMLGCNYFWMLCEGIYLHTLIVVAVFSEEQHLHWYYLLGWGFPLVPASIHAVARKKYFDDNCWMSVETHLLYVVHGPIMAALLVNLFFLLNIVRVLVTKLRDTHRAESNMYMKAVRATLILVPLLGIQFVIFPWRPENRLAGEIYDYIMHILMHYQGLLVATIFCFFNGEVQSALKRQWVQYKAQWGQRRREHCSMRSTSYTATSITEVPAFMFHHDCNSEHLNGKQTEDSELVALKTGETYA; encoded by the exons ATGGGTTGGCAAGAGATCCCATGGCTTTTGATATCATTTATATTG AGTATAACAGTCACTGGAGCAACGGAGCTGAAAGCCAAACCTACCGCAGACTTCTCACTCACTCCTGTCATGATGGCagtggagggagagagacagatcATGACTCAGTCTCAGTATACATGTCTGGAGCTTCTAAGCCAAGATGGACCCCATAATACAACAG GTTTCTTCTGTAACAGATTTTGGGATGGCTTGCTTTGTTGGGATGAAACCCCAGCTGGAACCTACGTCTCTCAGAGCTGTCCAGACTACCCCAGCTTTGACCCCTTGG AAAAAGTAACCAAATACTGCGATGAATCTGGCAACTGGGTACACGGTTCTTCCGTCAATAAAACCTGGTCCCATTGTCTAACATTCTCAAAGGACAAAGTAAAG acactgccagtTCATGGATTTTTAGAGACAGAGATGGATCCCACAGCCGAGAGTCAGGTCAGCCCTGTGGTGACTCAGAAAGCAGAGGAGAGGAAGAAGATCATCGATGGTCAATATAAATGCTTTGAGAAAATGAACAGAGACCTGCCATATAACAAATCAG GTCTGTATTGCAACAGGACTTGGGACGGCTGGTTATGCTGGGATGACACTCCGGCAGGGACATACACATCACAGAACTGTCCTAATTACTTTGTTGACTTTGACTCCACTG AGAAGGTCACTAAATATTGCGATGAGACTGGAAACTGGTTCAGGCATCCTGAGACGAACAGGACCTGGTCTAACTACACCCTGTGCATTGCACACACGAAAGACAAACTAAAG ATGGCGTATATTTTGTATTACATGGCAATAGTTGGTCACGCTCTGTCCATCGTATCTCTCCTCATCTCTCTGGCCATATTCTTCTATTTCAG GAGTCTGAGCTGTCAGAGAATCACACTTCACAAGAATTTGTTCTTCTCATACGTGCTTAACTCGGCCTTCACCATCATCAACCTCATAACTGTGGTCAACAACCCCAAAGTGGTGCAGAGGAGTCCG ATTGGCTGCAAGGTGCTGCATTTCTTCCACATGTACATGCTGGGCTGTAACTATTTCTGGATGCTGTGTGAGGGGATTTACCTGCACACTCTTATCGTGGTGGCCGTGTTTTCAGAGGAACAGCATCTGCACTGGTATTATCTTCTGGGCTGGG GATTCCCCCTGGTGCCTGCATCCATCCACGCTGTAgctaggaaaaaatactttgatGACAA CTGCTGGATGAGTGTGGAGACCCATCTGCTCTACGTGGTTCACGGCCCCATAATGGCAGCTTTATTG GTCAACCTGTTCTTTCTATTGAACATAGTACGAGTCTTGGTGACAAAACTGAGAGATACGCACCGGGCAGAGTCCAACATGTACATGAAGGCGGTGAGGGCCACCCTCATTCTCGTGCCCTTGTTAGGCATTCAGTTCGTCATTTTCCCTTGGCGGCCGGAGAACCGGCTGGCAGGAGAGATTTATGACTACATCATGCATATTTTAATGCATTACCAG GGACTGCTGGTGGCAACCATATTCTGCTTTTTCAATGGAGAG GTCCAGTCAGCTCTGAAGAGACAGTGGGTACAATACAAAGCACAGTGGGGTCAGCGGAGACGCGAGCACTGCTCCATGCGCTCCACGTCGTACACCGCCACCTCCATCACCGAGGTGCCCGCGTTCATGTTCCATCACGACTGCAACAGCGAACACTTGAACGGCAAACAAACAGAAGACTCAGAGCTTGTGGCCCTCAAGACGGGCGAGACGTACGCCTGA